TATCTGTTCTTCTGGTGTCTGTTTTCTGTGGAAGGATTCCCATGGTTTCCCTAATGTAACCGGGATAAAGAACCCCTTTTATCAACAAAAAACTGAGAGAAACTCCTTGCCAACCCGACAAACTCAGTTAAGAGGACAAGGCTAGAGGTAACTCAGGTGTAAGAGCATCTCTAGGTAAGAGGACAAGGCTAGAGGTAACTCGGGTGTAAAAGCATCTCTCTAGTACACCCCTTTAAAATGCCCCTAACTGTAAAAGCGTCTGACCCGTAATTTTTTTAAGGGGCGTGGTAAACTCTTCCCTTCGACTCGAGAAAACATAGCCCCCCTCTGCCCCGAGGGTGCCCTGTATTCTGTGAAAGCGGTTAGCGGGAGGAACATTTCAGCGTGCCCGCTCCCCGCATCCCCTCCCGCAGCCACCCGCCGCCTGTGATTCTGACCATTCCCGCCAGCGGAATCGCGCCGCCCGCCCCGAATCCGACCAGCGGAGCCACTGCGACGTCGTCGCCGTCCCGGATCGACCGCTTCGAGCCGCCACCCGCCCTGGATTCGTCAAGCTGCCACCGGTCGGCTCCAGCCCCGGATTCACCGAGCCGCCACCGGTCGTCGCGGCCCCGGTGAGCCTCTTTCCTTTCCCTTGTAGCTCGGTCGCAGAAATTTCGTTGATGCGAGCGTCAATGCGGTTTCTTTGTAGATGGTTTTGAGGCGGTGCAAGCAATTTTTGCTTGAGGATTCGTCCTCGTCCGATGACTCGGACATGGAATGCTCGAGCGCCGTCGTCAGCAGATGGTCGTGGCGGTCCTAGCCGTGAAGGAGGTGGAGGATCGAAACCGCAAGAGACGACGAGGTTCGACCGTCGGCCGTCTTTGCATCTCTCGCAACTGCCATCTCGGGAATatgatgttgatgcaagactacttcgcgAATAGTCCAACCTATCCGCCGCACCTCTTTCGGAGAAGGTATCAAATGTACCGATCACTCTTCGTAAAAATTGTGCAAGCTTGCGAGGCCAATTGCCGATTTTTCAATCAAAGGAGAAACACCGCGGGCTTGTTGGGTTTTAGCGCCTACCAAAAAATCTCCGCAGCTATGCGCGTGATTGCATATCGTATTCCGACTGACTATGCCGACGAGTATCTTCGCAATTGTGAAGATACTACAATTGAGTTAGTGCGTAGGTTTGCCAAAGTGATGATCCGTTTCTTCGGTCCTATCTATCTTCGCGCACCCAACAAGAAAGACACAATAAAATTTATGGCAGCATGAGAAGCGAGGTTGGCTTAACATTCTAGGAAgcgttgattgcatgcattggacttggaaaaaCTGCCCGAAGGCATGGCACGGGCAGTATTGTGACAAGTCTCACGATGCAACAATTATGCTAaaggccgtagcatccgaggatttatgaaTTTGTCATTGTTTTTTTGGTATGCTGGGTACTCTCagtgatatcaatgtgttgcaacggtctcatttgtttgctagactTGCTAGTGATGATGCTCCAGCTTGCAACTTCACTGTGAATGAGCATGAGTACACAAAAGGGTACTATTTAGGAGATGGTATTTATCCTTCTTGGTGTACATTTGTGAAGAGCATCGAAAAGCCCAAAACTAGAAAGCATATTGAATTTGCAAAGGTGCAAGAGGCTGCCCGAAAAGATATAGAAAGAGCCTTCGGGGTTTTGCAATCTAGATTTGCCATTGtcgtggtcctgctcgttttttGGGACAAGAAAACCCTGAGCaacatcatgacatgttgtgtgattcttcacaacatgatcttCGAAGATGAGGGGGACTTGAACTTGGAGTTCTTTTATGACAATGTCGGTAGCCatgtgaagccagccagagaccctGACCGCATACAAGCATTCCTTCAGACATACCGGCAGATTAAAAATGCAAACACCCACCATCAGCTCcagaaggatctcattgagcaTCATTGGCAGAGGCATGGCCAAAggcattgagcaccattggcaaaggccTTACattcatttcatttaattcatgtgTGATCGGTGTCATTGTTGTATTCGGACTAATTGTTGTATTGAATTATTAGTTTAATTCGGTGACTTGAATAATCATTGCAATTTGGATTCATAATATTCACATTTTATGTTATTTGAATTCATATTACTATCGTATGCGAGATGTGTGTCAAATTCTGAAAAACCACGCGTTTTATGGGTTCGCCTGGGCTACGGTCGAACAGACCCCACATAGCGGAACCGCAAAACATATTTACGGTTCCGCCATGTGAGGTCTGCTCGGCCGCAGCCCGCGCGAGCTCGCAAAATGCGTTTTCTGTAAACTGTAAATGGGCGATATGGGTCGGCGATTTAAGGAgtctgttagagatgctctaagattTTCTTTCTTGCGTCATTATTCTAGTATGTATGCTTGCCACAAAATGTCCATAGAAAGGCCGGCATTTTGAAGTCCAAGCACAAACCAGGCGCACTCGTGCCGTAACCGGTGACTGACAACACATGCAGTTTCACAAGCCACAACGTACCCCTGGTAACAACATCACTCAAGCCCCCCTCCAATCCCGCGGCACGTCAAAAAACCCGCCGGCGAGGTCAGTCCTCGGCCAGTATCCGCATGATGATGTCGTTCCACGCCTCGATCGGCCCGGGCAGGCACCAGTGCAGGCAGTCGTTCTGCAccttgccggcggcggcgccgccgccctTGGCGAACGGCTGGTACGTCCGGTACGGCCCGGCGTGCGCGTCGGGCCGCTGCAGCGACATCTCGTACGTGTCCAGCAGCCTCAGGCGCCCCGCCCCGCCGTcgtccgcggcggccttggcgaACTCGGCGCGCTCCACCCGCCACATGAGGTTGTCCAGCGCGCGGTCGCCGGCCTCCCGCGGCTTGAACGGCGCCTTCCGGTCGCACCGCCCGCCGCTGAACCACTCGCCGCCCTCGAAGTGCGACGGCGACCACGTCCGGTAGAACACCACCGGCCGGTGCGGCGACGCCGTGATGAACCGGAAGGCCTCCCGGAGCCCCCTGCGGAAGGAGTAGTCGATGCTCACCTCCTTCAGGCTCTTGTCCTGGCAGAAGTGGCAGCCGATCACCGCCCCATGCTCCAGGTACACCGCCTTCTTGAAGAACCACTGCCCCGTCGAGATGATCACGTAGTCGAAGCTGGCCCACTGGCTCACCCAGGTCGCGTCCAGGACGTCGAAGGTCAGCCGCGGCTCCGCCGACGAGACCCCGTTCTCGTCCTCGAATATCTCCGCCTTGACGAGGAACGGCGCCCACACCAGGGACAGCGTGAAGTTGTGCGACGGGAAGTGCCATCGCCTGGACTGGTAGGTTTTGTCGTGGTACACCTCTGTAGGATCTTCAACCTGAAGAAACGTAACAGAATTGTTTATCTACAATCTACTTGCTGAAAGATTTTTGGCTTCTGATAAATCCTGTTATGTTGTTACAAAATTCAGCCAAGCACGACTGATAGCATCCCCAGACAGAGTATTGTACCACACAAATCTGAATGTGGGAGATGGCATGATGGATTTTAGAAACTGTAGTTCTTGCTAGGTATTAAAACGACACATCGATAGCTGATCCATCATCCTTAACAAGAACATGTTTCATCAAAGATTCTCCAGAATTATCCATGGATCTTCATCAAGTATAAGAACAGACACAATTAAAGAAACAAGGTCAAATGTCCGATCAAAAGGCGATAAATTCACAATGCGCAAGGCCTGTCAAAGCTGCAGCAAAAAATGCCACCTCTAAGAAcctttagttttttttttttgcgagggtagTATGCTAATATGTCGCCTCATGCCCCTTCCTAACTGATGGTAACGGAAGAACAAAGTATTCCATCTTATTAACGACGACAAAATAAACACATCATTCTTGGGCATTTTATATCCTTCTCAAGTTCTCTAAAGCTTGATACCGTTAGTTACACATACTACTAAAGCAGAAACAATGACTAAAATAAACACGCGCAATTATATTAAATTAAAATGTTCATATTAGTACCCCCTCCGTTCAGAAATAAGTGACgatgttttagttcaaatttgaactaaaacagcGTCACTTATTTCCAAACAGAGGTAATATGCAAGATGGCAATCCTTTCTTCATACTAAATGTGCACAATACGAAGAATTAATCACGCAACACCCTTAAGAAAATCTCATGGAATTACCTTGGAAAGAAGGCAGAGCAACGATTGGACATGGTTGCGGAGGATCGAATCGCCGACTAGTGCCCAGTGTTTGCCCCTCATGTCCTCCAAGAACGTCTTGCTCTCAAACCGCGGCACGTCACAGCCATACGGCTTCCATTTCCAGTAAAGATAACCATCGTCAGGCCTTCCATTCGACATACAGTTCTGTGGAGTCTCGATGAACCGGCAGGTTGCATTGGTGTAAGCTGGGCCAGTGGAATCATGGACCCATTCCCCATGGAACAGATCACACCTCCCTGCACCTGTGAAGGAACAAAAGAGAACACCATTACCAATCAAGTCACTGGTAGTACCCTTTGGTACCACTGACACACTGTTCTGAAGGCAACGCCGACAGTTCACAGAGGATCCATATTAGTCCAATCGCATCGTTTGTTTCACTTAAACTAATGATAGGGATCAATGAACGAATGAATCACAATCTTCTTTCACTTCCCCCCAAAAAATTAATGCAGGTGCCACATGGCGGAGATCAAGCGATACTGTAGCAAACATGCATCTGGGGTCAAAACACAGAACAAAATAATAAGCTCATGGAACGAGACGAGATCCACACGCCCCCCACGTAGCAATAAACT
The sequence above is drawn from the Triticum aestivum cultivar Chinese Spring chromosome 7A, IWGSC CS RefSeq v2.1, whole genome shotgun sequence genome and encodes:
- the LOC123147937 gene encoding protein trichome birefringence-like 23, giving the protein MGMEYEPAPAQKKPAAGGRAALKLLLALLLVGLAMRLLADRCASRLLPPPAPKEEAAELAVTAPPAQEADGGDGVPVTPNGAGRCDLFHGEWVHDSTGPAYTNATCRFIETPQNCMSNGRPDDGYLYWKWKPYGCDVPRFESKTFLEDMRGKHWALVGDSILRNHVQSLLCLLSKVEDPTEVYHDKTYQSRRWHFPSHNFTLSLVWAPFLVKAEIFEDENGVSSAEPRLTFDVLDATWVSQWASFDYVIISTGQWFFKKAVYLEHGAVIGCHFCQDKSLKEVSIDYSFRRGLREAFRFITASPHRPVVFYRTWSPSHFEGGEWFSGGRCDRKAPFKPREAGDRALDNLMWRVERAEFAKAAADDGGAGRLRLLDTYEMSLQRPDAHAGPYRTYQPFAKGGGAAAGKVQNDCLHWCLPGPIEAWNDIIMRILAED